The following are from one region of the Bacillota bacterium genome:
- a CDS encoding CvpA family protein, producing MNLLDAVVLLLLAAGAWGGYRRGLISTAGGLFGFFGGIWLAGLYYLPFAGFLGERLGMEKILTRILIPFCAGVPGGGFTAAIPVGSAGPAGALPTGFPPALWEPWLGLKSGIGGSALAQLLAGAIVKLIAFFLIWAVFGYLVGLLAAFITRVAHLFFLGGINRLAGLGLGLVTRALGLVVVIGMLNPIVLSFALGLPAAGGWGEAFANSWRNSLLVPYFTQGWNAAAPALQYFFRAV from the coding sequence TTGAATCTCCTGGATGCAGTGGTTTTGCTTCTCCTGGCGGCCGGAGCCTGGGGAGGCTACCGCCGGGGCTTAATCAGCACAGCGGGTGGCCTTTTCGGTTTTTTCGGGGGAATCTGGCTGGCGGGATTGTATTACCTGCCTTTCGCGGGATTTTTGGGCGAGCGGTTGGGGATGGAAAAGATCCTGACGCGCATCCTCATCCCCTTTTGCGCCGGAGTTCCCGGGGGTGGGTTCACGGCAGCTATTCCCGTTGGGTCGGCCGGCCCGGCGGGTGCACTCCCAACGGGTTTTCCTCCGGCGCTCTGGGAACCCTGGCTGGGTTTGAAATCCGGCATCGGGGGTTCCGCGCTGGCGCAACTGCTCGCCGGTGCCATCGTGAAACTGATCGCCTTTTTCTTGATCTGGGCGGTTTTTGGTTATCTGGTGGGGCTTCTTGCGGCATTCATCACAAGGGTGGCCCACCTCTTTTTCCTGGGCGGCATTAACCGCCTGGCAGGGCTGGGGCTCGGACTCGTAACGAGGGCGCTGGGGTTGGTCGTGGTGATCGGGATGTTAAACCCCATTGTGCTCAGCTTCGCCCTGGGCCTTCCTGCTGCGGGGGGTTGGGGAGAAGCCTTCGCCAATTCCTGGCGCAACTCCCTGCTGGTTCCGTATTTTACGCAGGGCTGGAACGCGGCCGCTCCGGCACTGCAGTACTTCTTCAGAGCGGTTTAG
- a CDS encoding helix-turn-helix transcriptional regulator: MTKKRGLNQLGRRIRSLRQQLGLTQEELGERAHIHYSYVGQVERGDKMPSLRTLKSLAAALNVDLHYLLEEPASYQTTEGPTPDDLAELKTLLRSRSPAEIRLCMDIIRLILQFLNNRRNES, encoded by the coding sequence ATGACCAAGAAAAGAGGACTAAACCAGCTTGGAAGAAGGATCCGGAGCCTGCGCCAGCAGTTGGGTCTCACACAGGAGGAACTGGGAGAACGCGCCCACATCCACTACTCCTACGTCGGGCAGGTTGAGAGGGGAGATAAGATGCCGTCGCTTCGGACCTTGAAAAGCCTGGCGGCAGCCCTGAACGTAGACCTTCATTACCTCCTGGAAGAACCCGCCTCTTACCAGACAACCGAAGGCCCCACACCCGATGACCTGGCAGAGCTAAAAACCCTCCTGCGGAGCCGCAGTCCCGCCGAAATCCGCCTCTGCATGGACATCATCCGGCTAATCCTCCAGTTTTTAAACAACCGGAGAAATGAGAGCTGA
- a CDS encoding Ldh family oxidoreductase — translation MAEEKAEEIFAAGTLEAFARRVLEAAGVDPAESAVVAENLVAANLRGIDSHGVIRLPLYVERLEAGLVAPRTKLEVVRETPAACVLDANNGWGAVAGLAGMQEAVKRARRAGVGVAVVRHSNHFGIAAFYARPALAENMIGIALTNASASMAPWGGKDPYFGTNPICVAVPAGRERPVIYDGATSVVAIGKIILAAKKGERIPPTWATGPEGEPTTDPGAAASGTLLPMGEYKGYGLALMVDVLAGILAGAAFGPYVSNLRRLDGPQNVGHFFAALKISAFLDLEDFSEGMERLVRDIKEAPRAAGRERIYLPGEIEWEWEEKRRAEGIPVPAGVLKELQVLGERYSVPLCPE, via the coding sequence GTGGCTGAAGAAAAGGCTGAAGAAATCTTTGCTGCCGGTACCCTCGAGGCCTTTGCGCGCCGGGTACTGGAGGCCGCCGGGGTGGACCCCGCGGAGAGCGCGGTCGTGGCAGAAAACCTGGTGGCTGCAAATTTGCGGGGGATCGACTCTCACGGGGTGATTCGCCTTCCCCTCTACGTGGAGCGCCTGGAGGCGGGCCTTGTCGCGCCCCGGACGAAGCTGGAGGTCGTGCGGGAGACCCCCGCTGCCTGCGTTCTGGACGCCAACAACGGCTGGGGCGCGGTGGCAGGGCTGGCGGGGATGCAGGAGGCGGTCAAACGGGCGCGCCGGGCCGGGGTCGGGGTTGCGGTGGTGCGACATTCCAACCATTTCGGGATCGCGGCCTTTTACGCCCGGCCGGCGCTGGCAGAAAACATGATCGGGATCGCCCTTACCAACGCTTCGGCGTCGATGGCCCCCTGGGGCGGAAAGGACCCCTATTTCGGGACCAACCCGATTTGCGTGGCGGTCCCCGCCGGGCGGGAAAGGCCGGTTATTTACGACGGGGCGACCAGTGTCGTGGCGATCGGGAAGATCATTTTGGCGGCAAAGAAGGGGGAAAGGATCCCTCCCACCTGGGCAACCGGCCCGGAAGGGGAGCCGACCACCGATCCCGGGGCTGCTGCTTCGGGAACCCTGCTCCCGATGGGGGAGTACAAGGGCTACGGGCTCGCCCTGATGGTTGACGTGCTCGCGGGAATCCTGGCGGGTGCCGCTTTCGGCCCCTACGTCAGCAACCTGCGGCGCCTCGATGGGCCGCAGAATGTCGGACACTTCTTCGCTGCCCTCAAGATCTCAGCTTTCCTTGACCTGGAGGATTTTTCGGAGGGGATGGAACGCCTCGTGCGGGACATCAAAGAGGCTCCCCGTGCCGCCGGCCGGGAACGGATCTACCTGCCCGGGGAAATTGAGTGGGAATGGGAAGAAAAGCGAAGGGCCGAAGGAATCCCCGTACCCGCGGGGGTCCTGAAGGAACTGCAGGTGCTCGGGGAGCGCTACTCGGTCCCCCTGTGTCCGGAGTGA
- a CDS encoding DUF1343 domain-containing protein, with protein sequence MAVLVFPPNMVLPAKAAALRLGNERLMEEYHHLIAGKKVGLVTNQSGVNTRGESTIDVLVRDASVRLVALYGPEHGIDGTAKAGEYVESWVHPTLDIPVYSLYGPTRMPTAEMLRDIDVLLFDIQDIGARTYTYMSTLNYCMVAAEKHNKPIVILDRPNPVGGVIVEGPVLEEPFKSFVGVDNLPMAHGMTAGELGLFFNRRIGADLTVVPMEGWTRDMIYQDTGLPWVQTSPNIPDLEAVFGYMATGLGEGTGILQADKFRWIGGTGVDARKFADLLNQAGLPGVTFIPETRDAAGGVRLNIVDYRTFNPARTGIYALAYARTLNGFKVPKSSGQNIVMFDKIMGTDKIGQYLEQGLSPAEIEARYAPALNRFKAEREKYLIYGYEPGKPYTPGAIQVLVDGRPVAFDVAPYIDANSRVMVPLRAIVEALGAQVDWDAGTKRITITGAGKKSLFTVGSTTAVFNGTTVTLDTCPVIKNGRTMVPARFTAESVGARVLWDGGTRTVTIVRP encoded by the coding sequence ATGGCGGTCTTGGTGTTCCCGCCCAATATGGTACTCCCCGCGAAAGCGGCGGCGTTGCGGTTGGGGAATGAACGGCTGATGGAGGAATACCACCACCTGATCGCCGGGAAAAAGGTCGGACTGGTCACGAATCAAAGTGGGGTGAACACCCGGGGAGAAAGCACGATTGACGTCCTGGTCCGGGACGCGTCGGTCCGGCTGGTGGCGCTTTACGGTCCGGAGCACGGGATTGACGGGACCGCCAAGGCGGGGGAATACGTCGAGTCGTGGGTGCATCCCACGTTGGACATTCCGGTGTACAGCTTGTACGGGCCGACGCGCATGCCGACCGCGGAAATGCTGCGCGACATCGATGTGCTTCTCTTCGATATCCAGGACATCGGCGCCCGGACGTATACCTATATGTCCACCCTCAATTACTGCATGGTCGCGGCTGAAAAGCATAACAAGCCGATCGTCATCCTGGACCGTCCCAATCCGGTCGGCGGCGTAATCGTGGAAGGACCGGTCCTGGAAGAGCCGTTCAAGTCCTTTGTCGGCGTCGATAATCTACCCATGGCGCACGGCATGACCGCCGGCGAGTTGGGCCTGTTCTTCAACCGCCGGATCGGCGCTGACCTGACAGTGGTTCCCATGGAAGGCTGGACGCGCGACATGATCTACCAGGACACGGGATTGCCATGGGTGCAGACCTCGCCCAATATCCCGGACCTGGAGGCGGTGTTCGGCTACATGGCCACCGGGCTGGGGGAGGGGACCGGCATCTTGCAGGCCGATAAGTTCCGGTGGATCGGCGGTACCGGCGTGGATGCCCGGAAGTTCGCCGACCTCTTGAATCAGGCCGGGCTGCCCGGGGTGACTTTCATTCCCGAGACCCGGGACGCGGCCGGCGGGGTGCGCTTGAACATCGTTGATTACCGCACCTTCAACCCGGCCCGGACCGGGATATACGCCCTGGCATACGCGCGTACCCTCAACGGGTTCAAGGTACCCAAAAGCAGCGGCCAAAACATCGTCATGTTCGATAAGATTATGGGCACGGACAAAATCGGGCAGTACCTGGAGCAGGGGCTTTCCCCGGCTGAGATCGAAGCCCGGTACGCGCCGGCGCTGAATCGGTTCAAGGCGGAGCGGGAGAAGTACCTCATCTACGGTTACGAGCCGGGCAAGCCGTACACGCCCGGGGCGATCCAGGTGCTGGTCGACGGCCGCCCGGTGGCTTTTGACGTCGCTCCGTACATCGATGCCAACAGCCGGGTGATGGTGCCCCTGCGGGCGATCGTGGAAGCCCTGGGCGCGCAGGTGGATTGGGATGCGGGAACCAAGAGAATCACCATCACCGGGGCGGGAAAGAAAAGCCTGTTCACGGTCGGCAGCACCACCGCCGTATTTAACGGCACCACGGTAACCCTGGATACCTGCCCGGTGATCAAAAACGGCCGCACCATGGTCCCCGCGCGGTTCACGGCCGAATCGGTGGGTGCCAGGGTCCTGTGGGATGGCGGCACGCGCACGGTCACAATTGTCAGGCCTTGA
- a CDS encoding cobyrinate a,c-diamide synthase, protein MTGKPRVMIAAVRSGAGKTSIATGLMGAFTRRGYRVQGFKVGPDFIDPSYHTAATGRWARNLDTWLLSPAQVREFFGAASADADLAVVEGVMGVFDGLRGRGERASSAEIAKLLGCPVILVVDVRAQARSAVVEFLGCRALDPALPLAGVILNRVHGPRHLAMLREGFEAAGKIPVLGAIQEGSFPRFTERHLGLVPVPEQQEAGAALAALAEAVAQQVDLEEILKVARAAPGRSPFSAAGGAPAGCPAAAAQNPEEGGAGRGAGEEPREALAAGSSNARVRVAFAWDEAFNFYYRDGFDALQRLGIELVPFSPLRDAALPPGVGGVILGGGFPELFAGQLAANRAMQESLRQAHRWGLPIYAECGGFMYLCERLVDQEGCSYGMVGLVPGACRMEKRLVGMGYVTARALASSILCETGESLRGHEFHYSSFVPHCEFFPWAFSFDRGDGEPRPDGYARENLLASYLHFHFASSPRAAARFAAACRARRRSVPT, encoded by the coding sequence ATGACCGGGAAGCCCCGCGTGATGATCGCCGCGGTCCGGAGCGGGGCGGGGAAGACCAGCATTGCCACCGGCCTCATGGGAGCCTTTACGCGGCGGGGCTACCGCGTCCAGGGTTTTAAGGTGGGCCCCGACTTCATCGACCCCAGTTACCACACCGCCGCCACCGGTCGCTGGGCGCGCAACCTGGACACCTGGCTCCTCTCTCCTGCCCAGGTGCGGGAGTTTTTCGGGGCGGCCTCGGCAGATGCAGATCTGGCCGTGGTCGAAGGGGTGATGGGCGTTTTCGACGGCCTCAGGGGGAGGGGAGAAAGGGCGAGCAGCGCGGAGATCGCCAAACTGCTGGGCTGCCCCGTGATCCTTGTGGTTGATGTACGCGCCCAGGCGCGCAGCGCGGTCGTGGAATTCCTGGGGTGCCGCGCCCTGGATCCCGCGCTTCCCCTTGCCGGGGTTATCCTCAACCGCGTCCACGGGCCCCGGCACCTCGCCATGCTCCGGGAGGGCTTTGAAGCTGCCGGAAAAATCCCGGTCCTGGGGGCGATCCAGGAGGGGAGCTTCCCCCGCTTCACGGAGCGCCATCTCGGCCTCGTCCCGGTTCCGGAGCAGCAGGAGGCGGGCGCGGCGCTTGCCGCCCTGGCGGAAGCGGTGGCGCAGCAGGTGGATCTGGAAGAAATCCTGAAGGTCGCCAGGGCTGCGCCCGGTCGCTCCCCTTTTTCTGCTGCCGGCGGCGCTCCAGCGGGCTGCCCGGCAGCGGCCGCGCAAAACCCGGAAGAGGGAGGAGCCGGGCGCGGGGCGGGGGAAGAACCCCGGGAGGCTTTGGCGGCAGGGAGTTCGAATGCCAGGGTTCGGGTGGCCTTTGCCTGGGACGAGGCCTTCAACTTTTATTACAGGGACGGGTTCGATGCCCTCCAGAGGTTGGGGATCGAACTTGTTCCCTTCAGCCCTTTACGCGACGCGGCTCTTCCCCCGGGGGTCGGCGGGGTGATCCTCGGGGGCGGTTTTCCCGAGCTCTTTGCAGGGCAGCTCGCCGCGAACCGGGCAATGCAAGAGAGCCTGCGGCAGGCCCACAGGTGGGGACTTCCGATCTATGCGGAGTGCGGGGGATTCATGTATCTTTGCGAGAGGCTCGTGGATCAGGAGGGTTGCTCCTACGGGATGGTCGGGCTTGTCCCGGGCGCCTGCCGGATGGAAAAGCGCCTCGTCGGGATGGGATATGTCACGGCGCGTGCCCTGGCGTCCAGCATCCTCTGCGAGACCGGCGAATCCCTGCGGGGGCACGAGTTTCATTATTCCTCCTTTGTTCCCCACTGCGAATTCTTTCCCTGGGCCTTTTCCTTTGACCGGGGAGACGGGGAGCCGAGACCCGACGGTTACGCGCGGGAAAACCTCCTTGCATCGTACCTCCACTTCCACTTTGCGTCCTCCCCCCGCGCTGCGGCGCGCTTTGCCGCCGCCTGCCGCGCCCGACGCCGGAGCGTTCCCACTTGA
- a CDS encoding cobyric acid synthase: MAKAIMVQGTGSNVGKSTLVAALCRIFYQDGYRVVPFKAQNMALNSFVTAGGGEMGRAQVLQAQAAGLEPAVEMNPVLLKPTGNAASQVIVLGRPVGNMSARDYHLKKNLDLLQVIEEALGRLRAEYEIIVLEGAGSPAEVNLKERDLANMRAARLAGAPVLLVADIDRGGALASVVGTLALLDPEESEQVQGIVINKFRGDRSLLEPALDFLEAKTGKPVLGVLPYFPELRLPAEDSVCLEETGPAGNGEIEIAVLYLPRISNFTDFDCLALEPGVRLRYVKDGEPLGTPDLIIIPGTKNTVEDLLYLYETGYAAQVRRAAALGVPVCGICGGFQMLGRELRDPEHTESSRDELPALGLLDAVTTFCRDKVLAQAEGEICGSGPLFRGVAGLPVAGYEIHMGRTVLGAGARPFLRLLRRQGSGAAGFDGAVADSGLVWGTYFHGLFDNDPLRAHLLRWLRQCRGLAEQPPAGPAGGDRLERELDRLAEQCRTHLNMEKIYALLGLPGPRGEMK, from the coding sequence ATGGCGAAGGCGATTATGGTTCAGGGAACGGGATCAAATGTCGGAAAGAGCACACTTGTTGCGGCCCTCTGCCGCATTTTTTACCAGGACGGTTACCGGGTCGTCCCCTTTAAAGCGCAGAATATGGCCCTGAATTCCTTTGTCACGGCAGGGGGAGGGGAGATGGGGCGCGCCCAGGTCCTGCAGGCCCAGGCGGCGGGGCTCGAGCCTGCGGTTGAGATGAATCCCGTTCTTTTAAAGCCCACCGGAAACGCTGCCTCTCAGGTCATCGTGCTGGGCAGGCCGGTAGGGAACATGAGCGCCCGGGACTACCACCTGAAAAAGAACCTTGACCTTTTGCAGGTGATCGAGGAGGCCCTGGGGCGGCTCCGCGCGGAATACGAGATCATCGTTTTAGAGGGGGCCGGGAGCCCGGCCGAGGTTAACCTGAAAGAGCGCGACCTTGCCAACATGCGGGCCGCCCGGCTGGCGGGCGCCCCGGTGCTCCTGGTGGCCGACATCGACCGGGGGGGCGCCCTCGCTTCGGTCGTCGGGACCCTCGCCCTCCTGGACCCTGAAGAGTCGGAACAGGTACAGGGGATCGTTATCAACAAATTCCGGGGGGACCGCTCTCTTCTGGAGCCGGCTTTAGATTTTCTCGAAGCCAAAACCGGAAAGCCGGTGCTGGGTGTCCTTCCCTATTTCCCGGAGCTGCGCCTCCCGGCGGAGGATTCCGTCTGCCTTGAAGAAACCGGCCCGGCGGGAAACGGAGAGATTGAAATCGCAGTGCTCTACCTTCCCCGGATTTCCAATTTTACGGATTTTGACTGCCTTGCCCTCGAACCGGGGGTGCGCCTCCGGTACGTAAAGGACGGAGAACCCCTCGGAACCCCAGATTTAATCATCATTCCCGGGACTAAAAATACGGTGGAGGACCTGCTCTACCTCTACGAGACAGGTTACGCCGCCCAGGTCCGGCGCGCCGCCGCCCTGGGGGTTCCGGTCTGCGGCATCTGCGGGGGCTTCCAGATGCTGGGGCGGGAGCTGCGCGATCCCGAGCACACCGAGTCCTCCCGTGACGAGCTCCCCGCGCTCGGGCTCCTGGACGCGGTGACGACCTTCTGCCGGGATAAGGTGCTCGCCCAGGCTGAAGGAGAAATTTGCGGCAGCGGGCCGCTTTTTCGAGGGGTTGCCGGGCTCCCCGTTGCGGGGTATGAAATCCACATGGGGCGGACTGTTTTAGGGGCCGGCGCGCGTCCCTTCCTGCGCCTCCTCCGGCGGCAGGGAAGCGGCGCGGCCGGGTTTGACGGCGCTGTTGCGGATTCGGGGCTGGTCTGGGGGACGTACTTCCACGGCCTTTTCGACAACGACCCCTTGCGCGCCCACCTGCTCCGCTGGCTCCGGCAGTGCCGGGGGCTTGCAGAGCAGCCCCCGGCGGGACCGGCCGGCGGGGACCGCCTGGAAAGGGAACTGGATCGGCTGGCGGAGCAGTGCCGCACCCACCTGAACATGGAGAAGATTTACGCTCTCCTGGGGCTGCCGGGGCCGCGGGGTGAGATGAAATGA
- a CDS encoding precorrin-8X methylmutase codes for MERGVLLLGHGSRRGAANAGLEVLGGLVQECLGIRTLPVFFQFGKPDLAGGVARLASEGVKEIIIVPVFLFPGVHLEEDVPEVVAGIKARYGEEIRFWVTPCLGPDPRLAEIIVERVRAVNGFSPEGSGPGAHQAGAWDLTDPGVITARSRDLIEEFLGEEFFRRRFPGPEGEVVRRVVHATGDPSVAYLLRFHPEAVEAGLRALRRGALLFTDVRMVKAGINRAVLRDLGGRAVCLIHHPRVRLLAGSQGLTRALVAVRLFRELLQDSIVVVGNAPTALAEVIRQLEQGFRPALIIGTPVGFVGAAEVKARLVRQKVPYLTMVGPQGGSTVAVAIVNALLALARGQAGL; via the coding sequence ATGGAAAGAGGGGTTTTGCTCCTCGGCCACGGCAGCCGGCGCGGCGCGGCCAACGCAGGGCTGGAGGTCCTCGGCGGGCTGGTTCAGGAGTGCCTGGGGATTCGCACCCTCCCGGTTTTTTTTCAGTTCGGCAAGCCTGACCTGGCCGGGGGAGTGGCCCGGCTGGCGTCTGAAGGAGTTAAAGAGATCATTATCGTCCCCGTTTTTCTCTTCCCCGGGGTGCACCTTGAAGAGGATGTACCGGAGGTGGTTGCAGGAATCAAGGCCCGGTACGGAGAAGAAATCAGGTTCTGGGTCACACCCTGCCTGGGCCCCGACCCCCGCCTTGCAGAAATCATTGTCGAGAGGGTGCGGGCTGTAAACGGCTTTTCGCCCGAGGGAAGCGGCCCGGGCGCGCACCAGGCCGGGGCGTGGGATTTAACCGATCCCGGCGTGATCACCGCCCGGAGCCGGGACCTGATCGAGGAATTTTTAGGAGAGGAATTTTTCCGGAGGAGGTTTCCGGGCCCGGAGGGGGAGGTTGTTCGGAGGGTGGTCCACGCCACGGGAGATCCCTCTGTCGCCTACCTGCTCCGTTTTCACCCCGAAGCAGTTGAAGCGGGGCTCAGGGCCTTGCGCCGGGGCGCTCTCCTTTTTACAGACGTGCGGATGGTGAAAGCGGGAATCAACAGGGCAGTGCTGCGGGACCTGGGAGGGAGGGCCGTCTGCCTGATTCACCACCCGCGGGTGCGCCTCCTCGCCGGTTCGCAGGGGTTGACCCGCGCCCTCGTGGCAGTGCGCCTCTTCCGGGAACTCCTTCAGGATAGCATCGTGGTGGTCGGGAATGCCCCGACGGCGCTGGCCGAGGTGATCCGGCAGCTTGAGCAGGGCTTCCGGCCGGCTTTGATCATCGGGACTCCCGTCGGTTTCGTAGGCGCGGCTGAGGTGAAGGCGCGCCTGGTGCGTCAAAAGGTTCCTTATCTCACGATGGTCGGCCCCCAGGGGGGAAGCACCGTGGCGGTGGCCATTGTAAACGCCCTGTTAGCCCTGGCGCGGGGCCAGGCCGGACTGTAG
- the cobK gene encoding precorrin-6A reductase: MILVLAGTKDGRELAADLAAAGYAVLASAATPYGGRLLREQPGLSVREGPLDAAELLELIGKRGIRGVLDATHPFATGISCLAREIARQCGIPYLRWERPRAPLPAGHPLVSRVPGWEEAAGRLAASGRGRVFLAVGIKPLPFFLNHPLLRNCRFTVRVLPVPESLRACLQLGLRPEQIVALQGPGTQKFNEALLEEYRAEILVIKESGTVGGTAEKVAAACARGLPVVVVDRPQAPPGGEAAASLPEVIRWAASLVRAREAR, translated from the coding sequence TTGATTCTCGTTCTGGCAGGGACAAAAGATGGAAGGGAGTTGGCGGCCGACCTCGCGGCCGCCGGGTACGCGGTCCTCGCCAGTGCTGCCACTCCTTACGGAGGCAGGCTGCTCAGGGAGCAGCCGGGACTTTCCGTCCGGGAGGGGCCGCTCGACGCGGCGGAATTGCTGGAGCTGATCGGAAAGAGGGGGATCAGGGGGGTTCTCGACGCGACACACCCCTTTGCCACAGGGATTTCCTGCCTCGCACGGGAGATTGCCCGGCAGTGCGGGATTCCGTACCTGCGGTGGGAGCGGCCGCGCGCCCCCCTTCCCGCGGGCCATCCCCTGGTCTCCCGCGTCCCGGGCTGGGAGGAGGCGGCCGGGCGCCTTGCCGCCTCGGGAAGGGGGCGCGTCTTTCTGGCCGTAGGCATCAAGCCCCTCCCGTTCTTTTTGAACCACCCCCTCTTGCGGAACTGCCGTTTTACGGTACGGGTGCTTCCCGTGCCGGAGTCACTGCGCGCCTGCCTGCAGCTCGGCCTCCGTCCGGAGCAAATCGTCGCCCTCCAGGGCCCCGGAACCCAGAAATTCAACGAGGCCCTGCTGGAAGAGTACAGGGCCGAGATCCTGGTGATCAAGGAGAGCGGGACCGTTGGGGGGACGGCGGAGAAGGTCGCGGCCGCCTGCGCCCGCGGGCTCCCGGTGGTTGTGGTGGACCGCCCGCAGGCACCACCCGGCGGCGAGGCTGCTGCCTCTCTGCCCGAGGTAATTCGCTGGGCCGCTTCCCTTGTCCGGGCGCGGGAGGCCCGGTAG
- the cobJ gene encoding precorrin-3B C(17)-methyltransferase, producing the protein MVGIGPGDPADLSRRAFELLRQAEVVVGYRPYLRLLEGVLLPGQERVGSGMREEVARARHAVELALAGRRVAVVSSGDPGIYGMAGLVLEVLLSTGRRQQVDFEVVPGITAASAAAGLLGAPLMHDFAVISLSDLLTPWEVILRRIEAAAWGDFVVVLYNPKSKRRVTQLAAAREILLKYRAPETPVGVVTAAGRRGQQVVLTDLAGLPGVEVGMQSLVLVGNSRSYVKEGYLVTPRGYPVGCLGGSRD; encoded by the coding sequence GTGGTCGGCATCGGGCCGGGCGATCCGGCGGATTTAAGTCGCCGCGCCTTTGAGCTGCTGCGGCAGGCGGAGGTGGTTGTCGGGTACCGGCCCTATCTCCGGCTGCTTGAGGGAGTGCTCCTTCCGGGACAGGAGCGGGTAGGGAGCGGGATGCGGGAGGAGGTGGCGCGCGCCAGGCATGCCGTTGAGCTTGCTCTTGCCGGCCGGAGAGTCGCGGTGGTGAGCAGCGGGGACCCGGGGATCTACGGGATGGCAGGCCTGGTGCTGGAGGTGCTGCTGAGTACGGGACGGCGGCAACAGGTCGATTTCGAGGTGGTGCCCGGGATCACCGCCGCCTCGGCTGCAGCCGGCCTGCTGGGGGCTCCCCTGATGCACGATTTTGCGGTGATCAGCCTGAGCGACCTCCTGACGCCCTGGGAGGTGATCCTGCGCAGGATTGAGGCCGCCGCCTGGGGGGATTTCGTGGTCGTCCTGTACAACCCCAAAAGCAAGCGGCGGGTCACCCAGCTTGCGGCAGCAAGGGAGATTCTCCTTAAATACCGGGCGCCGGAAACCCCGGTCGGCGTAGTAACAGCGGCCGGGCGGCGCGGGCAGCAGGTGGTGCTCACCGACCTGGCAGGCCTGCCCGGCGTTGAGGTCGGCATGCAGTCTCTTGTGCTTGTCGGGAACAGCCGGAGTTACGTGAAAGAGGGCTATCTCGTCACACCGCGGGGTTACCCTGTTGGATGCTTGGGGGGGAGCCGGGATTGA
- a CDS encoding cobalt-precorrin 5A hydrolase, which yields MGERYAVRGTGEVRRLAVLALTPGGEALAGRLAAAWNEEGGSARVHCATSPLGALVGSLWDRYEGFVFIMAVGIVVRVLAPLLAGKWRDPAVVVVDEGGRFAISLVGGHWGGANNLARRVAGLLGAVPVVTTATDIRGKAAVDLLARRWGFLPVPREPVKAANRALLEGKPVIVYTDWEPPLGREEFPGLEIQPLRAHRDLAQGSPADPVPFSVYATSRKVSHFPPAGCYLCPPSLAAGIGCRRGVPSGEIMDALAEACSRAGRHPGSLGVLATHAAKVNEKGLREAARNLGLPLHFFTSSLLRGILEGRPGLKDSEFVRRQMGVGNVCETAALAAVPEGVLVLPKLKLGKVTVALAEACLLWSASGRAIRRI from the coding sequence ATGGGGGAACGGTATGCGGTAAGGGGAACAGGGGAGGTCCGGCGTCTTGCGGTTTTAGCCCTGACCCCGGGAGGGGAGGCGCTCGCCGGAAGGCTGGCGGCAGCCTGGAATGAGGAGGGGGGGAGCGCCCGGGTGCACTGCGCCACCTCCCCGCTGGGTGCCCTGGTGGGCTCTCTTTGGGACCGGTACGAGGGTTTTGTGTTCATTATGGCGGTGGGGATCGTTGTCCGGGTGCTCGCCCCTCTCCTCGCCGGTAAATGGCGCGACCCCGCGGTCGTGGTAGTGGACGAAGGGGGGAGGTTTGCCATCAGCCTGGTCGGGGGGCACTGGGGAGGCGCGAATAACCTCGCACGGCGGGTCGCGGGGCTGCTGGGAGCGGTTCCGGTGGTTACTACCGCCACCGATATCCGGGGGAAGGCCGCGGTGGACCTCCTCGCCCGTCGCTGGGGGTTTCTCCCGGTCCCGCGGGAGCCTGTGAAAGCAGCCAACAGAGCCCTGCTTGAGGGGAAGCCGGTCATTGTTTATACCGACTGGGAGCCTCCTTTGGGAAGGGAAGAATTCCCGGGGCTTGAAATTCAGCCCCTCCGGGCCCACCGGGATCTTGCGCAGGGTTCCCCGGCAGATCCCGTGCCCTTTTCCGTTTATGCAACCAGCAGAAAGGTTTCGCACTTTCCCCCGGCCGGCTGCTATCTCTGCCCCCCCAGCCTCGCCGCAGGAATCGGCTGCCGGCGGGGAGTACCGTCCGGAGAGATCATGGACGCCCTCGCAGAGGCCTGCAGCCGGGCCGGGCGCCACCCGGGGAGCCTGGGGGTCCTTGCCACTCACGCCGCCAAAGTGAACGAAAAAGGGTTGAGGGAGGCGGCCCGGAACCTGGGACTTCCCCTGCATTTTTTCACTTCTTCCCTTTTGCGAGGGATCCTGGAGGGGAGGCCCGGCCTCAAGGATTCGGAGTTTGTGCGGAGACAGATGGGGGTGGGAAATGTATGCGAAACAGCAGCCCTGGCAGCGGTCCCGGAGGGGGTGCTCGTTCTTCCCAAGCTGAAGCTGGGGAAGGTCACCGTCGCCCTCGCCGAGGCCTGCTTGCTGTGGTCGGCATCGGGCCGGGCGATCCGGCGGATTTAA